From Carnobacterium alterfunditum DSM 5972:
ATCAAAACAAACGAATGATATTTCAGATCAACTTAAACAAGATGGTCATACAAAATTGATCAAAGATAAAACAGGTCTAGTCGTCGATTCTTATTTCTCAGCAACTAAAGTTAAATTTATTTTAGATCATGTTAAAGGTTCAAGAGAACGGGCTAAAAAAGGCGAATTACTATTTGGAACAATCGATACTTGGTTAGTTTGGAAATTAACAGGCGGAAAAGTTCATGTTACAGATTATTCAAATGCAAGTCGTACAATGATGTTTAATATTTATGATCTTAAATGGGATAAAGATATTTTAGCATTATTAGATATTCCAAAAGAAATGTTGCCAGAAGTCAGGTCTTCTTCTGAAGTATATGGAAAAACAATTCCAGAACATTTCTTTGGTGGGCAAATTCCAATTGCTGGTATGGCTGGTGACCAACAAGCAGCTTTATTTGGTCAAGTAGGATACGAAAAAGGGATGGTTAAAAACACTTATGGTACAGGTGCATTTATTATTATGAATACTGGAAAAGAACCAATCAAGTCAGACAATGGTTTACTTACATCCATTGCATATGGAATCAACGGTGAAATTACTTATGCATTAGAAGGTAGTATTTTTGTAGCGGGGTCAGCACTTCAATGGCTGAGAGATGGTATGAGAATGTTTAGAAGTGCTCCTGAATCTGAAGAATATGCTAAAAGAGTAGACTCAACAGAAAATGTGTATGTAGTACCGGCATTTACAGGGTTAGGTGCTCCTTATTGGGATCAAGATGCTCGTGGAGCTGTTTTTGGCATAACACGCGGGACAACTAAAGAACATTTTATCAGAGCAACGCTTGAATCATTAGCTTACCAAACAAAAGATGTTGTAGATACAATGAATAAAGATTCTGGAATTCCAATTAAAACGCTACGTGTTGATGGAGGAGCATCGAAAAATGACTTCTTGATGCAATTTCAATCAGATATTTTGGATACTAGAATCGAACGTTCTAAGATTAGTGAAACAACAGCTTTAGGAGCTGCTTATCTTGCTGGATTAGCAACAGGATTTTGGAAAAATCAAGATGAGATCAAAAAATATTGGGAAAAAGATGCTACGTTCGAGCCAAATATGGAAGAAGAAGAACGTGAAGATTTGTATGCTGGCTGGCAAGCAGCTGTAGAAGCTACAAGGGTTTTCAAACATATACCTAAAAGAAAAAACAAATAATTTGAAGGGTTTTTGATTATGTAGAGAAAAAAGAGTCTATTCCATGTTGATGGAGGTAGCGACCCCCAAAAGTTAGAGTGAAATCTAAACTTTTGGGGGTTGTTTTTATGACAAAATATAGTGAAGAATTTAAGTTACAAGTTGTTCAAGAGTATCTAAACGGCCCTTTGGGCTTTCAATTACTAGCGAAGAAATATGCTCTTTCCTCTACAACTCCCCTTAATAATTGGGTAAAGGCATACCGAAAACTTGGTTTGGACGGTTTAAAAAGGAAACAGACGAAAGCAGCTTACTCTGTTCAATTTAAGGTAGATGTATTACACTTTATAAAACAGACAGGCACTTCTTATTCAGATACAGCCATTACCTTCGGCATGAATAATCCTTCCCTTATCGCAAATTGGAATCAAGCTTTCCAAGGCAAGGGAATTGAAGGCCTAAAACCACACCCAAAGGGGCGTCCTTCAATGACTAAAAAACCAAAAAAACAGCAACTGAAACCAGGCACATCAGCAGATTGTTCTAGACAAGAATTAGAACGAGAAATTGAACTACTGAAATTGGAGAATGCCTATTTAAAAAAGTTGAAAGCTTTTCAGAAGAATCCCGACGTCTTTCTCGAAAAGCACAAGCAGCAGTGGCATACGAACTTAAAGAAGAAGGATTCAAACTAAAAGATATCCTTCTGGTGGTGGGTATTCCAGAGTCAACCTATCACTATTACGTAAAGCAATTAAAAAAAATAGATAGTAATCAGCGACTAAAAGAACAGATTGAACAACTTTTCTTTCAGTTCAAAGAGCGATTTGGATACAAACGCATTACAAATGAACTGAAGAAACTAGGTTATAGTGTCAAT
This genomic window contains:
- the glpK gene encoding glycerol kinase GlpK, which translates into the protein MTKEYIMSIDQGTTSSRAIIFDKAGNPKWSSQKEFTQYFPQPGWVEHDANEIWISVLSVIAGVLIEAGLKPDDIDSIGITNQRETTVVWDKETGRPIYRAIVWQSKQTNDISDQLKQDGHTKLIKDKTGLVVDSYFSATKVKFILDHVKGSRERAKKGELLFGTIDTWLVWKLTGGKVHVTDYSNASRTMMFNIYDLKWDKDILALLDIPKEMLPEVRSSSEVYGKTIPEHFFGGQIPIAGMAGDQQAALFGQVGYEKGMVKNTYGTGAFIIMNTGKEPIKSDNGLLTSIAYGINGEITYALEGSIFVAGSALQWLRDGMRMFRSAPESEEYAKRVDSTENVYVVPAFTGLGAPYWDQDARGAVFGITRGTTKEHFIRATLESLAYQTKDVVDTMNKDSGIPIKTLRVDGGASKNDFLMQFQSDILDTRIERSKISETTALGAAYLAGLATGFWKNQDEIKKYWEKDATFEPNMEEEEREDLYAGWQAAVEATRVFKHIPKRKNK
- a CDS encoding helix-turn-helix domain-containing protein; the encoded protein is MTKYSEEFKLQVVQEYLNGPLGFQLLAKKYALSSTTPLNNWVKAYRKLGLDGLKRKQTKAAYSVQFKVDVLHFIKQTGTSYSDTAITFGMNNPSLIANWNQAFQGKGIEGLKPHPKGRPSMTKKPKKQQLKPGTSADCSRQELEREIELLKLENAYLKKLKAFQKNPDVFLEKHKQQWHTNLKKKDSN